In one window of Oryza sativa Japonica Group chromosome 9, ASM3414082v1 DNA:
- the LOC4346517 gene encoding pentatricopeptide repeat-containing protein At4g14850, with protein sequence MRSAGTISQQLTRYAAAQALLPGAHLHANLLKSGFLASLRNHLISFYSKCRRPCCARRVFDEIPDPCHVSWSSLVTAYSNNGLPRSAIQAFHGMRAEGVCCNEFALPVVLKCVPDAQLGAQVHAMAMATGFGSDVFVANALVAMYGGFGFMDDARRVFDEAGSERNAVSWNGLMSAYVKNDQCGDAIQVFGEMVWSGIQPTEFGFSCVVNACTGSRNIDAGRQVHAMVVRMGYEKDVFTANALVDMYVKMGRVDIASVIFEKMPDSDVVSWNALISGCVLNGHDHRAIELLLQMKSSGLVPNVFMLSSILKACAGAGAFDLGRQIHGFMIKANADSDDYIGVGLVDMYAKNHFLDDAMKVFDWMSHRDLILWNALISGCSHGGRHDEAFSIFYGLRKEGLGVNRTTLAAVLKSTASLEAASATRQVHALAEKIGFIFDAHVVNGLIDSYWKCSCLSDAIRVFEECSSGDIIAVTSMITALSQCDHGEGAIKLFMEMLRKGLEPDPFVLSSLLNACASLSAYEQGKQVHAHLIKRQFMSDAFAGNALVYTYAKCGSIEDAELAFSSLPERGVVSWSAMIGGLAQHGHGKRALELFGRMVDEGINPNHITMTSVLCACNHAGLVDEAKRYFNSMKEMFGIDRTEEHYSCMIDLLGRAGKLDDAMELVNSMPFQANASVWGALLGASRVHKDPELGKLAAEKLFILEPEKSGTHVLLANTYASSGMWNEVAKVRKLMKDSNIKKEPAMSWVEVKDKVHTFIVGDKSHPMTKEIYSKLDELGDLMSKAGYIPNVDVDLHDLDRSEKELLLSHHSERLAVAFALLSTPPGAPIRVKKNLRICRDCHMAFKFISNIVSREIIIRDINRFHHFRDGTCSCGDYW encoded by the coding sequence ATGAGAAGCGCCGGGACCATCAGCCAGCAGCTCACCCGCTACGCCGCGGCGCAGGCGCTGCTCCCGGGGGCGCACCTCCACGCCAACCTCCTCAAGTCCGGCTTCCTCGCCTCACTCCGCAACCACCTCATCTCCTTCTACTCCAAGTGCCGCCGCCCCTGCTGCGCCCGcagggtgttcgacgaaatcCCTGACCCGTGCCACGTCTCATGGTCATCCCTCGTCACAGCCTACTCCAACAACGGCCTGCCCCGGAGCGCAATCCAGGCCTTCCACGGCATGCGCGCGGAGGGTGTATGCTGCAATGAGTTCGCTCTCCCTGTTGTGCTCAAGTGCGTGCCGGACGCCCAGCTCGGTGCGCAGGTGCACGCCATGGCGATGGCTACGGGGTTTGGCAGTGATGTCTTCGTGGCGAACGCGCTTGTGGCCATGTACGGTGGATTTGGCTTCATGGATGATGCGAGGAGGGTGTTCGATGAGGCCGGCAGCGAGAGGAATGCCGTCTCCTGGAATGGCCTGATGTCAGCGTATGTCAAGAATGACCAGTGCGGCGATGCCATCCAGGTGTTTGGTGAGATGGTGTGGAGTGGGATTCAGCCTACTGAATTTGGGTTCTCTTGTGTGGTGAACGCCTGCACGGGTTCCAGGAATATAGACGCTGGAAGACAAGTGCATGCTATGGTGGTACGGATGGGCTATGAAAAGGATGTGTTCACGGCCAATGCATTGGTTGACATGTATGTGAAAATGGGGCGTGTTGATATTGCTTCTGTTATTTTTGAGAAAATGCCTGATTCGGATGTGGTCTCCTGGAATGCTTTAATTTCTGGGTGCGTACTTAATGGTCACGATCACCGTGCGATAGAGTTGTTACTGCAGATGAAGTCTTCAGGGCTGGTTCCCAACGTGTTTATGTTGTCTAGCATCCTGAAGGCTTgtgctggtgctggtgcatTTGATTTGGGTCGGCAAATCCACGGGTTCATGATCAAAGCCAATGCAGATTCAGATGATTATATAGGTGTTGGTCTTGTGGATATGTATGCAAAGAACCATTTTTTGGACGATGCAATGAAGGTTTTTGATTGGATGTCCCATAGGGATTTGATTCTGTGGAATGCACTGATATCAGGTTGTTCTCATGGAGGACGACATGATGAGGCTTTCTCTATCTTTTACGGGTTGAGAAAGGAGGGTCTCGGCGTGAATAGGACAACATTGGCTGCTGTTCTCAAGTCCACAGCAAGCTTGGAGGCAGCCAGCGCCACAAGACAAGTTCATGCTCTTGCAGAGAAGATAGGTTTCATATTTGACGCTCATGTTGTCAATGGGCTTATTGATTCCTATTGGAAGTGCAGTTGTCTCAGTGATGCAATCAGAGTGTTTGAAGAATGTTCTTCTGGTGACATTATAGCTGTTACATCCATGATCACAGCACTCTCACAGTGTGACCATGGTGAGGGTGCAATAAAGCTGTTCATGGAAATGCTAAGGAAGGGGCTTGAGCCAGATCCTTTCGTGCTAAGTAGCCTACTGAATGCTTGTGCTAGCTTATCAGCTTATGAGCAAGGGAAGCAAGTCCATGCTCATCTGATCAAGCGACAGTTCATGTCAGATGCGTTTGCAGGGAATGCTCTTGTGTACACTTATGCTAAGTGTGGTAGCATAGAAGATGCAGAGTTGGCTTTCTCCAGCCTGCCAGAGAGGGGAGTTGTCTCATGGTCTGCAATGATCGGAGGGCTAGCACAGCATGGGCATGGGAAGAGAGCATTGGAATTGTTTGGCAGGATGGTTGATGAAGGCATTAATCCAAACCACATCACCATGACTAGCGTTCTCTGTGCCTGCAACCATGCAGGGCTTGTTGATGAGGCCAAGCGGTACTTCAATTCAATGAAGGAGATGTTTGGCATTGACAGGACTGAGGAACATTACTCATGTATGATTGATTTGCTTGGCCGTGCTGGTAAACTAGACGATGCAATGGAGCTTGTTAACAGCATGCCATTCCAAGCAAATGCCTCAGTTTGGGGGGCACTACTAGGAGCCTCAAGAGTCCACAAAGACCCAGAACTGGGAAAGCTGGCAGCTGAAAAGCTCTTCATCCTAGAGCCTGAGAAATCCGGTACACATGTTCTGCTTGCAAACACTTATGCATCTTCAGGCATGTGGAATGAGGTGGCTAAGGTGCGAAAGCTAATGAAAGATAGTAACATCAAGAAGGAGCCTGCCATGAGCTGGGTTGAGGTTAAGGACAAGGTGCATACTTTCATTGTTGGTGACAAGAGCCACCCGATGACAAAAGAGATATACTCAAAGCTAGATGAATTGGGAGATCTGATGAGCAAAGCTGGTTATATTCCAAATGTAGATGTTGATCTCCATGATTTAGACAGGAGTGAAAAGGAGTTACTTCTTTCTCATCATAGTGAAAGGCTGGCTGTCGCATTCGCTTTGCTCAGCACTCCACCTGGAGCACCCATTAGGGTCAAGAAAAATCTGCGCATATGTAGAGATTGCCATATGGCATTTAAGTTCATTTCAAATATTGTTTCGAGGGAAATTATCATCAGAGACATAAACCGATTCCATCATTTCAGAGATGGGACATGTTCTTGTGGTGATTACTGGTAG
- the LOC4346518 gene encoding protein C2-DOMAIN ABA-RELATED 11 has translation MEEEEAGVRERRGVLKVVVASGTNLAVRDFTSSDPYVVVRLAAMNKKTKVINSCLNPVWNEEMSFSIEEPAGVIKFEVFDWDRFKYDDKMGHAFLELQPVAAAAKLRRALRLTTGETKLRKVAASVDNCLMCDSFVTYADGEIVLDARLRLRDVESGELFVTVKWIDANAK, from the exons atggaggaggaggaggcgggtgTGAGGGAGCGCCGCGGCGTGCTCAAGGTGGTGGTGGCCAGCGGGACCAACCTCGCCGTCCGGGACTTCACCTCCAGCGACCCCTACGTCGtcgtccgcctcgccgccatg AATAAGAAGACAAAAGTCATCAacagctgcctaaacccagttTGGAACGAAGAGATGTCCTTCTCCATCGAAGAACCAGCAGGGGTCATCAAATTC GAGGTGTTCGACTGGGACCGGTTCAAGTACGACGATAAAATGGGGCACGCGTTTCTTGAGCTGCagccggtggccgcggcggcgaagctgcGGCGTGCGCTGCGGCTGACGACGGGGGAGACCAAGCTCCGGAAGGTTGCCGCCAGCGTCGACAACTGCCTCATGTGCGACAGCTTCGTGACGTACGCCGACGGTGAGATCGTGCTCGACGCCAGGCTGCGGCTGCGCGACGTCGAGTCCGGCGAGCTGTTCGTCACTGTCAAGTGGATCGATGCGAACGCCAAGTGA
- the LOC136351856 gene encoding vegetative cell wall protein gp1-like translates to MRRLTLVDVGGGGQALTLGGARRERRASATPTPATTQHAPPMPGGPSRVADADDDDELSHLLSLAEANLNAGHLRAAHKHAPPPPTSTRTPRAARFSSPPSPSSSPTTPSTAPPSSNPTPTHKARPSPPPPSAATTNPSPNPSALARSPLPPSSSPPSRRPSAASRTLTPCPLSCHCLIGLPALPATTLPASHPVSLSPHFDHRRPAGFARHRPTPPGCSPALAPFHMPSPLISTRRRAHGRPLRSPHAPAAAALPLCRVTATAASLAGHQTSLPR, encoded by the coding sequence ATGAGGAGGCTTACACTTGTGGACGTGGGCGGTGGTGGGCAAGCTCTCACACTAGgaggggcgaggcgggagaggagggcgtcggcgacCCCCACACCCGCAACCACCCAGCACGCGCCGCCGATGCCTGGCGGTCCCTCGCGCGTCGCCGatgcggacgacgacgacgagctctcGCACCTCCTCTCCCTGGCTGAGGCCAACCTCAACGCCGGCCACCTCCGCGCCGCGCACAAGCATGCCCCCCCACCGCCCACCTCAACCCGGACTCCCCGCGCGGCTCGCTTCTCCTCACCGCCATCTCCGTCCTCGTCGCCGACCACTCCTTCCACCGCGCCACCCTCCTCCAACCCGACTCCGACTCACAAGGCtcgcccctctccccctccgccctccgccgccactACAAATCCCTCTCCAAATCCCTCCGCTCTGGCCCGCTCTCCTCTTCCCccgtcgtcttctccaccaTCAAGGAGGCCCTCCGCCGCGTCGCGGACGCTTACGCCGTGCCCGCTCTCGTGTCACTGCCTCATCGGCCTGCCTGCTCTGCCCGCCACCACGCTGCCAGCTTCGCACCCTGTCTCACTGTCGCCCCACTTTGaccaccgccgccccgccggCTTCGCACGCCATCGTCCCACTCCGCCTGGTTGCTCCCCCGCTCTTGCCCCATTCCACATGCCTTCTCCGCTCATCTCTACTCGTCGCCGTGCTCATGGTCGTCCTCTTCGATCTCCCcatgctcccgccgccgccgcccttcccttATGCCGTGTCACCGCCACCGCTGCATCGCTGGCCGGCCATCAGACCTCCTTGCCCCGGTGA